In Cellulomonas sp. JZ18, the DNA window GGGAGCACTCGGTCCGCTCGGTCCGGCCGGGCGGCCGGGTCGTCGTCGCCGGCCTGACGTCCGGCGACCCCGCGCCCGCGTCGCTGACCCGGGTGTTCTTCCAGGAGATCAGCGTCGTGGGGGCGACCATGGGGACGCGGGACGAGCTCGGGCAGGTGCTCGCGTTCCTCGCGCGCACGGGTGTGCGCCCGCTCGTCGACTCGACCTACCCGCTGGCGCGCGCGGCCGACGCGCTGGGTCGCATGTGGCGCGGGGAGCAGTTCGGCAAGATCGTCCTCGAGGTCTGACGCCGTCCGGCGGGGAGGAGCGCACGTGGAGCCGACGACGGGCACCGGCGCGCCCGTCGGTCCGCCGCCGGGCGCGCCGGTGCCGCCCGCGCCCGACGTGCCCGCCACGTCCGCCCCGCCGGCGTGGACGTCGGACGACCTGCGCGCCGACGCGTGGCGGCCCGACGTCCTCGGGGACGGCTTCGAGGCGCGGCTGCTGCCGCTCGCGGACGACGACGAGGGACCGGTCGTCGCGACGCTCGTGCGTCACCGGCCCGACCCCGACCTGCGGCCCGCACGCGCCGTGCTGTACGTGCACGGCTGGTCCGACTACTTCTTCCAGGCGCCCCTCGCCCACTACTGGCACGGCCTCGGCGCCGCGTTCTACGCGCTCGACCTGCGCAAGTACGGGCGCTCGCTGCGCCCGCACCAGACCCCCGGGTACGTCGAGGACCTGCGCACCTACGACGAGGAGATCGGCCTGGCCCTCGCACGCGTGCGCGCCGAGCTCGGTCCCGTCGCGCGGATCCTGCTCATGGGCCACTCGACCGGCGGGCTCACGCTGTCCCTGTGGGCGGCCCGGCACCCGGGGCAGGTCAGCGGGCTCGTGCTCAACAGCCCGTGGCTGGAGCTGCAGGGGTCCTCGATCGTGCGGCACGTCAGCGCGCCCGCGATCCACCAGATCGCGCGCTTCCAGCCGCGCGCCCCGCTGCCGAACATCGACCCCGGGTACTACGCGCGCACGATCGCGGCGGCGACGGGCGGCGAGTGGACCGTCGACGAGCGGTGGCGCCCCACCCCGTCGTTCCCCGTCCGCGCCGGCTGGCTGCGCGCGGTGATCGCGGGCCACGCGACGGTCGCGCGCGGGCTC includes these proteins:
- a CDS encoding alpha/beta hydrolase, which encodes MPATSAPPAWTSDDLRADAWRPDVLGDGFEARLLPLADDDEGPVVATLVRHRPDPDLRPARAVLYVHGWSDYFFQAPLAHYWHGLGAAFYALDLRKYGRSLRPHQTPGYVEDLRTYDEEIGLALARVRAELGPVARILLMGHSTGGLTLSLWAARHPGQVSGLVLNSPWLELQGSSIVRHVSAPAIHQIARFQPRAPLPNIDPGYYARTIAAATGGEWTVDERWRPTPSFPVRAGWLRAVIAGHATVARGLGIDVPVLTALSSRTLISPRWTDDMRSADIVLDTEAIARRTIHLGPVSTLVRVPGGMHDLTLSARPARERFYAEVTRWLAAYGWG